The DNA region TTCCCATGCATTGGCAATTTTTAAGGCTTCGATGATTTGCTCATCTGTTGCATCTTCAGCCCCCAACAACATATTGTTCTTGATGGAATCATTAAACAGAATAGCATCTTGTGTTACAATGCCCAATTGAGCACGTAATGACTTTTTTGTCAAGTCTCTTATGTCAATACCATCGATACTAATTGTACCTGAATTCACATCATAAAATCGTGTAATTAAATTGGCCAGTGTAGATTTTCCACTGCCAGATTGCCCAACTAAAGCTACGGTTTTTCCTTTAGGGATAGTTAACGAAAAATCTTTCAGTACAAATTCATCTTCGTATTTAAAAGAAATATTCTCAAATTTTATTTCCGAATCAAAACCATCTTTTGTAATGGCATTTTCTTTATCTTTTAATGGGTTCTCCGTTTCAATAATTTCTAGGACCCGTTCTGCTGCGGCATTCCCTTTTTTAACACCGTAACTGGCTTTGGATATGGCTTTTGCAGGTGTTAAAATTTGATATGCTAAGCCCATATAGGTTATAAAAAGTTCGGGCTCAAGAGTTTTTTCTTCTAATACCATATTGCCACCATACCACAATAAAATACCGATTACGGTAATTCCTAAAAACTCACTAGTAGGTGATGCTAAATTTTGCCTGTTCAATAAACTATTTGAAAATTTATAAAACCGATCTGTTGATGCTCTGAATTTTTCGCCAAATATTTTTTCGGCATTAAAACCCTTGATGATTTTCAATCCTCCAAGGGTCTCTTCCAAAATAGATAAAAAATAACCTTGTTCTTTTTGAACTTTATCGGATTTTCGCTTTAACGATTTTCCGATAAGAGAAATTAAAAACCCGGAAATGGGCAAGAAAATAAATACAAACAACGTTAATTGTGGACTGATAAAAAGCATGGCAATAATTGTAAAAAGTATGGTCAACGGTTCTCTTACAATCAATTCTAAAATGGAAAGAAAAGAATGCTGAATTTCTAACACATCTGAAGATATTCTTGCTATAGTGTCCCCTTTTCGTTTTTCTGAATAAAAGGAAACCGGTAAATTAACGGTTTTATCATACAATTCATTTCTTAGGTCTTTTAAAACCCCATTACGTAAAAACGTAATGAAATACATGGCCAAATAACTAAAAAAATTCTTTAAGAAGAACATCAAAATCACCAAGCCTACCATATAGATTAAGGCATTACCTTCACCATCTCCAGACTTTAACGTAACAAAATAGTTCAGGTAATTTTCTACATAATCTTTGATATTACCCATACCAGCCCAAACAGGCTTTGTGGTAATCCTTTCCGTTTGATTAAAGAGTACCGACAGCATCGGAAATAAGGAAACCATTGCTAAGGTGCCAAACAGGGCATAAAAAATATTTGCTATAATATTACCAACTGCAAACCGTCTGTAGGGTTTGGCAAAACGTAGAATTTTTTTGAAATACTCCATTAATTCAGTTTCATCTCTCGGATAATTCTATCGATTTTTTGGGTGAGTAATTTTTCAACAACAACTGCTTCCTCCGTTTTTTCTAAAGGTAAATTCACGCTAAAATAGAATTTGATTTTGGGTTCTGTACCACTTGGCCTAGCCGCTACTCTTGTTCCGTCTTTAGTTTGATAGATTAGCACATTAGAGTTTGGTAAATCTATCTTAGTTTTCTCTCCAGTTATCAGATTATTGCAGATAGAAGTGTCATAATCATATAAAAATTCTACAGGAGATCCATCAATTTCCTTTACTGGATTTTTACGTAAATCAACCATCATTTGACTTATTTGTTGAGCTCCATCCATACCTTTTTTTGTCAAGGAAATTAGGTGTTCCTTGTAATAGCCATGCTTGGAATACAAGTTTAATAACTCTTTATAAATAGTAGAATTGTTATTTTTTGCATGAGCTGCAATTTCGCAAGCTAATAGTGTAGCAGTTACTGCATCTTTATCACGAATAAAATCGCCCACCATATAACCAAAACTCTCTTCGCCACCACCAATAAACTCTTGAGTGCCTTCTACATCTCTAATTAGTTTTGCAATCCACTTAAATCCTGTTAAACATGTTTTGGTTTCAACATTATAACTTTGGGCAATATTATTAACAAGTTCTGTAGATACAATAGTTGTTCCAACAAATTGTTTACCATTCAATCTGCCATCTTGATGCCATTGTTTTATCAGATAATCGGTCATTACTGCCATGGTTTGGTTACCATTTAGCAATTTTAAATTACCCTCTAAATCCCTTACAGCAATACCTAATCTATCAGAATCAGGGTCAGTACCAATAACAATATCAGCACCAATTTTTTCGGCTAAATCTGTCGCCATTTTTAAAGCTGCTGGTTCTTCTGGATTTGGAGATGCTACTGTAGGGAAATCGCCATCAGGCTTTTTCTGTTCTTTTACAAGACTTACATCAGAAAAACCTGCCAGTTTCAACACTTGAGGAACTGACATTATTGAAGTACCATGCAAAGAGGTAAATACAATTTTTAGGTTGTTTCTGTTGGGTGTATTAAAAGTTCCATTGGCAACAGAAGCTTTATTGAATTCTTTATCAACCTCTTTACCAATACTAATTAATAAATTTTCGTTGGCCTTAAAGTTAATATTAGCAAAATCAACAGCATTGACTTCATCTATTATTTTTTTATCGTGTGGCGGAACTATTTGTCCACCGTCGTTCCAATATACTTTATAACCATTATATTCGGGAGGGTTATGAGAAGCTGTTAAAACGATTCCCGCATCACATTTTAAATGCCTAACGGCAAAAGAAAGCTCAGGTGTTGTTCTTAAATCATCAAACAATAATGCTTTTATGTTATTAGCGGTAAGCACATCAGCCACCACTTTTGCTAATGATTTGCTATTATGACGACAATCATAAGCAATAGCTACTTTTAGCTCTTTATCAGGAAAAGTTTGATGTAAATAATTTGCCAACCCTTGTGTAGCTCTACCTAAGGTGTATTTGTTAATCCTGTTAGTACCTACACCCATTATGCCACGCATACCACCCGTGCCAAATTCCATATCTTTATAGAAACTTTCAGTTAAAGTTTCCTGATCATTATCTATTAATTCTTTTACATTCTGTTGGGTTTCTACATCAAAAGGTTCAGCTAACCATTGTCTGGCTTTTTCTAGTATTTGTTGACTGCTCATAAGGTTTAATTTTAAACAAATATAAGGATTTATTAGATGATTAAAAGATTAAAGAATAGTTAAAAAAGGAACGGTAAATAAAATACGAAATACGAGGAAAAACTTTGTACGTCCCTTATTTAGGCTGATCACTTAAACTTGCTCACTTATTTTATAGCGTTCATCATTTCGTTTAGAACGCAAAATAAGTTCTCCTAAAAAGCCTGCCAAAAATAATTGTGTACCAATTATCATGGCTACGATTGAAGCATAGAATTGAGGTCTGTCGGTAAGCAATCTTCCAGTTGTATTAAAAAACAATTTGTCTATACCTAAATACAATCCAAAACAGAATCCAATAAAAAACATAAAACTACCCAATAAACCGAATAAATGCATTGGGCGTTTGCCAAATTTTGATAAAAACCAAATGGTAATTAAATCTAAAAAGCCGTTTATAAATCTATCCATACCAAATTTTGTTGTTCCGTATTTTCTAGCCTGGTGTTGTACTACTTTTTCATCAATTTTGGTAAAACCTTCATTTTTAGCCAAAACGGGAATGTAACGATGCATTTCTCCATACACATCTATGCTTTTTATAACTTCGTTTTTATAGGCTTTTAGTCCACAGTTAAAATCGTGTAAATGTAATCCCGAAGTTTTTCTGGCAGCGGCATTAAATAATTTTGACGGTAAATTCTTTTTGATCTTAGAATCGTAGCGTTTTTGTTTCCATCCAGAAACAAGGTCTAAGTTATTTTCGGTAATCAGGTTGTATAATTCTGGAATTTCATCTGGACTATCCTGTAAATCGGCATCCATGGTAATAACCACATTGCCTTTAGCAATTTTAAATCCTGCATTTAAAGCTTGTGATTTACCGTAGTTTTGCTGAAAGCGTATACCTCTTACTGATGGATTTTTTTTTGATAATGCTTCAATAACTTGCCAAGAGTTATCGGTACTACCATCATCAATAAAAATAATTTCATATAAAAACTGATTGGATTGCATAACTCTTGCAATCCAATCATGTAATTCTTGTAAAGATTCTTCTTCGTTAAGTAGTGGGATAACTACTGAAATATTCATAGATATATTTGATTTTAGTGCATTTCTTCAGTTCTTTTCATTACTAATGAGGCTATTAAAGATACAACAAAACCTATAAAAAGGCTCCAAACTAACCCAACTGCTGCAATAATTGCTGGACTAGAAAATTTTCTTTGCATTTCTAAACCTTGATCAATTTGGTCTTCTGAAAGATTTGGATTTTCTAACATTTTCTGACGGCTAATTTCTAAAGTTTTTTCCATAAAATCTGGCTCTATCACATTTATAAAGATTAATGTATATGCTATACCGATTACAGCACCAATTAAAGCTATGCCAACACCAGTTTTTAATCCTTGACCTAAGCTAAGAAAACCATTATTAGCTTCTTTGTATTTTTTTATACCTAAAATAATTACTACTATGGTTATAATAAAACTAATAGAGCCAGTCTTCCAATCTTGCTTATAAGCCATACCCATGGCATAGATTATTACACTTAATAGAATTGAGGCAACTCCTAAAATTAGTCCATAATTTAAAGCTATGTTTTTTGTGGGTTTCTGTTGATTTTCCATTGTTTTAATTTTATAGTTAGTTACAGCAAATATAAGTATTTAACTATTAAACATTTAGTTTTTAAACAAAATCTATCTTTAAAATTTTATGAAAAACCCTTGCAGGGAACTAAATTGATTGTATTTTTGCCGTGGGTAAGTCCTACACAACCAGCTCCCTTTGAATCCTCCAGGGCAGGAATGCAGCAAAGGTATTAGGTCGTAGCGGTGTGATGTAGATCGCTTACCCATTTTTAATGAGACTTTAGTTTTAAGAGCGTAGCGAATTAAAACTAATTAGTCGTCCCGATAGCTATCGGGATAATCCCGCTGTATAGCGGGATCTCTTTGATTTAACTACCTCATTTTTTTGATTAATGATATTAAAAACCGTTAAGAGTCGAAGACGAATTGAAAATTGCTGGTCGTCCCGATAGCTATCGGGATTTCGTCAAGCTTTCCCCTAAATATTTTTTTACTAACCGCTACGCACTATCCACTAAAGACTGCTTAATTTCCTTACATTTGTATTTCAAAAGCATAACATGTCTAAAGTAGTATTAATTACAGGTGCTTCATCGGGAATTGGTAAAAGCATTGCCGAATATTTACATCAAAAAGGGATGCTGGTTTATGGCACTAGCCGTAAACCGAAAGAGAAGAATATGAATGGCGTTAAACTATTGCCTTTAGATGTAACTGATGTTGCTACAATTAAAAAAGCTGTGGAAACAATTATTGCTAATGAAGGTAAATTAGATGTGCTAATTAATAATGCCGGTATGGGTATTACGGGGCCTATTGAAGATACACCAACCGATGAAATGCGACGTGTTTTTAATACTAATTTTTTTGGTGCTATTGATGTTATTAAAATGGTTTTACCGCAAATGCGTAAACAAAAATCGGGATTAATAGTCAACGTTACTTCAATAGCTGGTTATATGGGTTTGCCCTTTCGGGGAATTTATTCCGCTAGTAAAGGAGCGTTAGAAATTATTACCGAAGCGACACGGATGGAAGTTAAACAATTTGGAATTATAATTACGAATATAGCTCCTGGAGATTTTGCAACAAATATTGCCGCAGGGAGGTATCATACCCCTGTTTTTGAAGACTCGGCTTATAAAGAAAAATATGCTGAAAATTTAGCTTTATTGGATGAGCATGTTGATAGCGGTTTAAACCCTCAAATTATGGCTGAATCCGTTTATAAAATTATAACGAAAAAGCAACCTAAAATCCATTATAAAGTAGGTGGGTTTATGGAAAAATTCTCCATAGTTTTAAAAAGAATATTACCAGATACTTGGTATGAAAAGTTGTTAATGAACCACTACAAGTTATAGCCGTAGTTACATTCAATAAGGTATAAACCTAATAACATTAACCAATATGTTAATAAGTTAGACGTTATCATTATAAGCAAATTTTATGTAAGCCTTATATTTGCCCAACCAAACTTAAAAAGAGATCAAAATATGAAGTTTTTTATAGATACTGCAAACCTAAATCAGATAAAAGAAGCCCAAGAGTTAGGTGTTTTAGATGGTGTAACCACCAATCCATCATTAATGGCTAAAGAAGGTATAACTGGCCATGAAAACATAATCAACCATTATAAGGCAATTTGTGAAATAGTTGATGGAGATGTTAGTGCTGAGGTAATTGCAACAGATTTTGAGGGTATGGTAAAAGAAGGGGAGGCATTGGCTAAATTGAATCCTCAAATTGTAGTAAAAGTACCCATGATAAGAGAAGGTGTTAAGGCCATAAAATACTTTTCAGATAAAGGAATTAAAACGAATTGCACTTTGGTTTTCTCGGCTGGGCAAGCTTTACTAGCTGCTAAAGCGGGTGCAACCTATGTATCTCCGTTTATTGGTCGTTTAGATGATATTTCTACTGATGGACTAGGTTTAATTCAAGAGATTAGGTTAATTTATGATAATTACGGATTTGAAACTCAAATATTAGCAGCCTCAATTAGACACACCATGCATATTATGGATTGTGCTAAAATTGGTGCTGATGTAATGACTGGTCCATTAAGTGCGATTGACGGATTATTAAATCATCCATTAACCGATATTGGTTTGGCAAAGTTCTTAGCTGATTTTAAAAAAGGAAATTAGTTTATACTATTCAGAAATTGAAAAAGTTAATTCTAAATCCCACTACTAGTGGGATTTTTTTGTTAGAACAAGATGCAAACAGGTGAAGGGACTTTAACTTCTTCTACAAAGGTTAGTAGCCCAGTTATTTTATCCCTTTTAAAAGACACAATATTTTCCGAACGTTGATTGGCTACCAGTAAAAATTCATTGTTTGGAGATAGTGCAAAATTTCTGGGCCAATCTCCTTTTACTGATTCATATCCTATAGCTTTTAAAGCTCCAGATTCTTGATTAATTTCAAAAATGGCAATGCTATTATGTCCACGGTTGGAGCCATACAAAAACTTACCGTCATTTGAAATATGAATGTCCGCACAGTAACTTTTTTCGGTATAACCTTTCGGTAAGGTAGAAAAGGAATTTTCTACTTCGTATTTTTCATCTTTATTTTTTCTTATTAAAGAAACAGTACTGTTCAATTCATTGATTACATATATCCAATCTTTTTTAGGATGAAAAGCCAAATGCCTAGATCCAGGATTTTCACCAGCTATTTGTAATGTTGGAGGTTGATTGGGTACTATTTTATCATTCTCAGTATCAACAGAAGAGAACCACAGTTGGTTTGTGCCTAAATCTGCTGAGATAAACTGATTGCTACCAATAAAATACGCAGAATGAGCACGAGCTGTTTTATCTTCGTTTTCTATATTTTTATTATGGTTTTGTGTGTCGAGTAATTCTGACAACCTTCCCATTTCGTTTAGTTTAAGTAAGCCCAAATTACCACTTGAATAGTTTGCTGTCAATACATATCCATTTTTATTTGTTGCAACAAAACAAGGATGTGCACCGCCCGATGATTGCTTACTGATTAACTCCAAACTATCACCAACAATTTTGTAAGACTCCACCGTACCCATTCCGTTTACTGAATTGAGTTCATTTACCGCCAATAAATAGTTGCCGTCAGTTGATTTGGTTAAAAAGGAAGGGTTTTCTGTTTTAGCCGCCAACCCAACTTTTTTAATTTTACCACTATCCGAAAGAGCATAGGTATAAACCCCTTCGCTCTTGGTATCGGTATAAGTACCGACGAAGAAAGACATCCTATTTTCGTTTTCTATTGAAGGTTTGGTATTCATTTTCTTGTCGTTTTTACAACTGAAAGTAATTATTAAAATAAGTATTAAGTAACTATATTTCATACTATTGAGCATTAAGAATATCTTTTATTATTTTAATGTGATGGTTGGTATGAATTTCTAAAAATCGAATGGTTTTTTTTAAGTGCAATTTTCCAAATATATGATGGTCAAAATTACTTTTTGTAGGTAATTTTTCAATAGATTTTAATAATTGTTCAGCTTTTTCTAATTCTAATTTCAAATCCTCTATTCTAATATTTTCTGGTGGACGAACTTTTTTAGGAGCTTTAGCTCTTCCTCGAGGAATTGACCCTTTTAAAAAGATAATGAACCTCCACTTGTTGAATTTCCATTTATATTCATTTGGATCAGAGGTGATTAAATAGTTACAGACCCTATGTATTACTTTTAGAGAATGGTCTATATGCCATGCTACATTACTTGCTGATATTTTAGTCGCTATTTTATCAGAATTACTAATTGCTCTTTCTAGAAATGATAACTCTTGTTGTAATAAAGGCATATTTTCGGGTTCTATAAAATTTCTTCCAATTCTAAATTATAATCGTATTGTAAATCTTCGTGCAATGTACCAATTGCTTTTTTTATAGTTAACACCTGTCTTTCAAAAATATTTAACAAACTAGTATTTCTATGCATTGACGGACGCATTTCTTTGAGTTGTTCACAAAAAAATAGCAGTAATTCTACTTCGGTTTCTTTCTTTTTGGAGTACCGGATGTATTTTTTTACCAGCCTTAAAATTTTCCGTACACTTTTCTTAATGTAGAAGTAACTAGAAGTGTTAATTTGATCGAACAATGCTACAATTTCATCTTTTACCCCTTGTATAAATACTTCTTCATTTTCAGCTTCAAATAGGAGGTAGGTAAGTAATTCTTTATTTTCTTTTTTAAACTTTGAAAGTGTTAAACATAAATTCAACAACTCATCTTTAGACTTATGCTTTAATTCTCTTTTGAGTTCAGTTACAGTAGCTGTTTTCATAGAATTCAAATTTAAGTTAATTTAAAGCATAAAAAAAACCTTGTCGTATCCAACAAGGTTTTTTTAGAATTATGTGTTGTTTATTCAGAATCTGTTGCTTTATCAACCACAATGCGTTCTGCACGATTTGCTAACTCCCAAGCAGTATGAAAAATTAAACGTGATCTGTTTTCTAATAAATCATATTCAATTTTATCTGGTGTATCTGTATGTTGATGATAGTCATCATGTGTACCATTAAAATAAAATATAATTGGAACATTGTTTTTAGCAAAATTATAGTGATCTGAACGGTAATAAAAACGATTAGGATCGTTTTCATCGTTATAGGTATAATCTAATTCTATGTTGGTATATTTTTTATTTACTTCTTCTGAAATATTATGCAAATCAGTACTCAACTTATCACTACCAATTAAGTAAATATAGTTTCTGTCGCCTTCTGTTCTTTTCGGATCTGTACGACCCACCATATCAATATTTAAATTGGCTACCGTATTTTCTAAAGGAAAAATAGGATCCATATCGGTATAATAGCGTGAACCAAGTAAGCCTTTTTCCTCTCCGGTTACGTGTAAAAACACAACAGATCTTTTTGGACCCTGTCCATTATCGGCGGCCATTTTAAACGCTTCAGCAACTTCTAAAAGGGAAACAGTACCAGAACCATCATCATCAGCACCATTATAGATTTTGCCATCTCTCATACCCACATGGTCTAAGTGAGCAGATATTACAATGTATTCATCAGGTTTTTCAGAACCTTTAATGTACGCAACTACGTTTTCCGAATTAAAATCTTCTTTATTGGTTTTATAATTTAAAGTAACTGGTGTTTTTACAACCTGTGATTTTTCATTTGTAGCAATATCGCTTACAATAGCTTCAGCTAAACTTGTGTTTACAAGCATAAAGTTCATTGTATCTTCTTTTTCTTCTTTGCTTTTAAGCCCCATACTGGTTCTGCCTTTACCAAAACGCTGAGCAATCATCCCGTAAACATCTGGGTTGTAATACAATGCTGCTTTTGCACCTTTATCTTTAGCAATTCCACTTTTAGAACTAAATTCTTCACGCATGTTTGACCATTTTCC from Aureibaculum sp. 2308TA14-22 includes:
- a CDS encoding ABC transporter ATP-binding protein, giving the protein MEYFKKILRFAKPYRRFAVGNIIANIFYALFGTLAMVSLFPMLSVLFNQTERITTKPVWAGMGNIKDYVENYLNYFVTLKSGDGEGNALIYMVGLVILMFFLKNFFSYLAMYFITFLRNGVLKDLRNELYDKTVNLPVSFYSEKRKGDTIARISSDVLEIQHSFLSILELIVREPLTILFTIIAMLFISPQLTLFVFIFLPISGFLISLIGKSLKRKSDKVQKEQGYFLSILEETLGGLKIIKGFNAEKIFGEKFRASTDRFYKFSNSLLNRQNLASPTSEFLGITVIGILLWYGGNMVLEEKTLEPELFITYMGLAYQILTPAKAISKASYGVKKGNAAAERVLEIIETENPLKDKENAITKDGFDSEIKFENISFKYEDEFVLKDFSLTIPKGKTVALVGQSGSGKSTLANLITRFYDVNSGTISIDGIDIRDLTKKSLRAQLGIVTQDAILFNDSIKNNMLLGAEDATDEQIIEALKIANAWEFVNELPNGIETNIGDAGGKLSGGQKQRLSIARAVLKNPPIMVLDEATSALDTESERLVQVALENMMKNRTSLVIAHRLSTIQKADTIVVLQKGEIMEQGKHQELLDKNGIYKKLVEMQSLG
- a CDS encoding phospho-sugar mutase, whose product is MSSQQILEKARQWLAEPFDVETQQNVKELIDNDQETLTESFYKDMEFGTGGMRGIMGVGTNRINKYTLGRATQGLANYLHQTFPDKELKVAIAYDCRHNSKSLAKVVADVLTANNIKALLFDDLRTTPELSFAVRHLKCDAGIVLTASHNPPEYNGYKVYWNDGGQIVPPHDKKIIDEVNAVDFANINFKANENLLISIGKEVDKEFNKASVANGTFNTPNRNNLKIVFTSLHGTSIMSVPQVLKLAGFSDVSLVKEQKKPDGDFPTVASPNPEEPAALKMATDLAEKIGADIVIGTDPDSDRLGIAVRDLEGNLKLLNGNQTMAVMTDYLIKQWHQDGRLNGKQFVGTTIVSTELVNNIAQSYNVETKTCLTGFKWIAKLIRDVEGTQEFIGGGEESFGYMVGDFIRDKDAVTATLLACEIAAHAKNNNSTIYKELLNLYSKHGYYKEHLISLTKKGMDGAQQISQMMVDLRKNPVKEIDGSPVEFLYDYDTSICNNLITGEKTKIDLPNSNVLIYQTKDGTRVAARPSGTEPKIKFYFSVNLPLEKTEEAVVVEKLLTQKIDRIIREMKLN
- a CDS encoding glycosyltransferase family 2 protein, with protein sequence MNISVVIPLLNEEESLQELHDWIARVMQSNQFLYEIIFIDDGSTDNSWQVIEALSKKNPSVRGIRFQQNYGKSQALNAGFKIAKGNVVITMDADLQDSPDEIPELYNLITENNLDLVSGWKQKRYDSKIKKNLPSKLFNAAARKTSGLHLHDFNCGLKAYKNEVIKSIDVYGEMHRYIPVLAKNEGFTKIDEKVVQHQARKYGTTKFGMDRFINGFLDLITIWFLSKFGKRPMHLFGLLGSFMFFIGFCFGLYLGIDKLFFNTTGRLLTDRPQFYASIVAMIIGTQLFLAGFLGELILRSKRNDERYKISEQV
- a CDS encoding DUF4199 domain-containing protein, with product MENQQKPTKNIALNYGLILGVASILLSVIIYAMGMAYKQDWKTGSISFIITIVVIILGIKKYKEANNGFLSLGQGLKTGVGIALIGAVIGIAYTLIFINVIEPDFMEKTLEISRQKMLENPNLSEDQIDQGLEMQRKFSSPAIIAAVGLVWSLFIGFVVSLIASLVMKRTEEMH
- a CDS encoding SDR family oxidoreductase; this encodes MSKVVLITGASSGIGKSIAEYLHQKGMLVYGTSRKPKEKNMNGVKLLPLDVTDVATIKKAVETIIANEGKLDVLINNAGMGITGPIEDTPTDEMRRVFNTNFFGAIDVIKMVLPQMRKQKSGLIVNVTSIAGYMGLPFRGIYSASKGALEIITEATRMEVKQFGIIITNIAPGDFATNIAAGRYHTPVFEDSAYKEKYAENLALLDEHVDSGLNPQIMAESVYKIITKKQPKIHYKVGGFMEKFSIVLKRILPDTWYEKLLMNHYKL
- the fsa gene encoding fructose-6-phosphate aldolase, with protein sequence MKFFIDTANLNQIKEAQELGVLDGVTTNPSLMAKEGITGHENIINHYKAICEIVDGDVSAEVIATDFEGMVKEGEALAKLNPQIVVKVPMIREGVKAIKYFSDKGIKTNCTLVFSAGQALLAAKAGATYVSPFIGRLDDISTDGLGLIQEIRLIYDNYGFETQILAASIRHTMHIMDCAKIGADVMTGPLSAIDGLLNHPLTDIGLAKFLADFKKGN
- a CDS encoding lactonase family protein, translating into MKYSYLILILIITFSCKNDKKMNTKPSIENENRMSFFVGTYTDTKSEGVYTYALSDSGKIKKVGLAAKTENPSFLTKSTDGNYLLAVNELNSVNGMGTVESYKIVGDSLELISKQSSGGAHPCFVATNKNGYVLTANYSSGNLGLLKLNEMGRLSELLDTQNHNKNIENEDKTARAHSAYFIGSNQFISADLGTNQLWFSSVDTENDKIVPNQPPTLQIAGENPGSRHLAFHPKKDWIYVINELNSTVSLIRKNKDEKYEVENSFSTLPKGYTEKSYCADIHISNDGKFLYGSNRGHNSIAIFEINQESGALKAIGYESVKGDWPRNFALSPNNEFLLVANQRSENIVSFKRDKITGLLTFVEEVKVPSPVCILF
- a CDS encoding DUF1569 domain-containing protein — encoded protein: MPLLQQELSFLERAISNSDKIATKISASNVAWHIDHSLKVIHRVCNYLITSDPNEYKWKFNKWRFIIFLKGSIPRGRAKAPKKVRPPENIRIEDLKLELEKAEQLLKSIEKLPTKSNFDHHIFGKLHLKKTIRFLEIHTNHHIKIIKDILNAQ
- a CDS encoding M28 family metallopeptidase, with protein sequence MNFSKKNHDFLKGNIKLMSKKLLSLVAISALLVGCSSSKQTTAAPAKPAMTVTDFAKTITAAELKEALYVYASDEFEGRDTGEPGQKKAIEFLKKHYVELSIPAALPNNDYYQEVPLERTAAPVVTLNVNGKDFKTVDNFVSFAGSNGTINTDEVVYVGYGIEDDNYSSYKDIDVSGKIVLFKNGEPKGKDGKYIISGTEESTGKWSNMREEFSSKSGIAKDKGAKAALYYNPDVYGMIAQRFGKGRTSMGLKSKEEKEDTMNFMLVNTSLAEAIVSDIATNEKSQVVKTPVTLNYKTNKEDFNSENVVAYIKGSEKPDEYIVISAHLDHVGMRDGKIYNGADDDGSGTVSLLEVAEAFKMAADNGQGPKRSVVFLHVTGEEKGLLGSRYYTDMDPIFPLENTVANLNIDMVGRTDPKRTEGDRNYIYLIGSDKLSTDLHNISEEVNKKYTNIELDYTYNDENDPNRFYYRSDHYNFAKNNVPIIFYFNGTHDDYHQHTDTPDKIEYDLLENRSRLIFHTAWELANRAERIVVDKATDSE